The Naumannella cuiyingiana DNA window CGCGGTCAGGCCGGCCGACTACGCTGACCGGCATGTCCGACCCGCCCGTCTCCGAGGCCGGTTCCGCCGGTCCGGCGACCTGGCGCACCGACGCGTACCGTCGGTTGAACAAGCGAGCCGTCTCGGTGCTCGGCGACAAGTCGCGCAAACCGTTGGACAAGCTCGGCATCGTCACGCTCGGCGACCTGGTCCGCCACGTTCCCCGCCGCTACCTGAACAGCAACCGGCTCAGCGACTTCTCCGCGCTGCGGGTCGGCGAGGACACCATCGTCGCCGCCGATGTGACCAGCGCCAAGATCACCGGCCAGCCGCCGAAGACCCGTCTGGAGGTGAAGATCACCGACGGCAGCGGTTTCCTCCGGCTGACCTTCTTCGGCCGCAGACCGCTGCTCGAGCACTGGGCACGCCAGCTCCAACCCGGCACCCGCGCCGTGTTCTCCGGCAAGGTGGGGGAGTTCCGCGGCGAGCCGCAGCTCACCCACCCCGACTACGCCGTCGTCGACGAGCACGGCTTCGAGCGCAAGGGCGCGCGCGGCCAGGCACTGGCCAACAAGGGCGGCCGCGGGCTGGCCGGCGTCGCGCGCCAGGGCGGGCTGATCGGCATCTATCCCAGCACCGCATCGCTGGGGCCGTTCGAGCTGGCCGACTTCCTCACCCTGACCCTGCACGAGCTCGGCGACATGCCCGACCCGCTGCCGGAGTGGATCCGCCGTACCGCCGACGTGCCGGAGCTCTACCACGCCATCGAGCAGGTGCACGCCCCCCGCGATCTCGACGCCGCCCGGGCAGGCCTGCGGCGGCTGCGCTTCGACGAGGCGCTGGCCTTCCAACTCGCGATGGCGTACCGCCGACGGCGCGCCGCCGCCGAACCCGGCACCGCCCGCGAGCGGCGCCCGGGCGGCCTGCTCGACGCCTTCGACGCGCGGCTGCCGTTCACGCTCACCGACGGGCAGGCCGAGGTCAGCGAACAGATCTTCGCCGACCTGGCCCGGACCGTGCCCATGCAACGGCTGCTGCAGGGCGAGGTCGGCTCGGGTAAGACCCTGGTCGCGCTGCGCGCGATGCTGGCCGTGGTCGATGCGGGCGGCCAGGCGGTGCTGCTGGCGCCGACCGAGGTGCTCGCCCGGCAGCATCACGCGACGATCGTGGCGATGCTCGGCGATCTTGCCGAGGCCGGCCAACTGACCGCCGCCGAACAGGCCACCCGCGTCGAGCTGCTGACCGGGTCGATGACCGCGGTACGCAAGCGCAACGCGAGTCTGCGGGTGGCCTCCGGCGAGGCTGGCATCGTGATCGGCACCCACGCCCTGCTCACCGACACCGTCCGGTTCGCCGATCTGGGCCTGGTCGTCGTCGACGAGCAGCACCGCTTCGGGGTCGAGCAGCGCGCGGCCCTCGGGGCGAAGGCGGAGCGGCAACCGCACGTCCTGGTGATGACCGCGACCCCGATCCCGCGGACGGTCGCGATGACTGTGTTCGGCGACCTGGAGATCTCCACGCTGACCGAGCTGCCGGCGGGCCGCGCCGACGTGCAGACCGTGGTCGTCGACGAGCAGGCCCATCCGGCCTGGGTGGACCGCGCCTGGCAGCGGATCCGGGAGGAGGTCGCCGAGGGGCGGCAGGCTTTCGTGGTCTGCCCGCGGATCTCCGAATCCGACCGGTCGGCCGAGTCCGCGCCCGGCGGCGACTCCCGGACGGTGCTGGACACCTACGCCGAGCTGACCGAGGGCCCGCTCGCCGACCTACGGGTCGCGATGCTGCACGGACAGATGCCGAGCGAGGAGAAGGACGAGACGATGCGCGCATTCGCCGCGGGCGAGCTCGACGTGCTGGTCGCCACCACGGTGGTCGAGGTTGGCGTCGATGTGCCGAATGCGTCGGTGATGGTGATCTGCGATGCCGACCGGTTCGGGATCTCCCAGTTGCACCAGCTCCGTGGCCGCATCGGCCGCGGCGCGCACCCCGGCGTCTGTCTGCTGCTCACCGCCGCCGGCACCGAGGCGGCGTCCTGGGAGCGGCTGCAGGCCATCGCCGCCACCCGGGACGGGTTCGCGCTAGCCGATGCCGATCTGGCGCAGCGCCGCGAGGGCGACGTGCTCGGCGCCAGCCAGGCCGGCGCGCGGTCCAGCCTGCGGCTGGTCCGGGTGATCGACCATGCCGAGGAGATCGCGCTGGCCCGCGACATCGCCGGCCGCGTGGTCGCCGACGACCCCGACCAGACCGACGACGGTATCGCCGACCTGGTCGCCCAGGTCGAGCGGCTGGCCGACGCGGAATGGCTGGACCGCGGATGACGCGGCTGATCGCCGGGCGGGCCGGGGGCCGCCGGATCGCGGCACCGGGTGGCGCCGACACCCGGCCCACCACCGACCGGGTCCGCGAGGCCGTCTTCTCGGCGCTCGCCGCGTGGGCCGGCACCGCCGGCGAGGCACCGGACGCCGCACTCGCGGGCCTCGGCTTCTGCGATCTGTACGCCGGTTCGGGCGCGATGGCGCTGGAGGCGGCCAGCCGCGGCGCGGCGCCCGTGCTGGCGATCGAGGCGGCGCGCCCGGCGGCCGAGATCATCCGGCGCAATGCCCGCGAGGTCGGGCTGGCCGTCACCGTGTCGGCCCAGCGGGCCGAGACCGCGCTGCAGCGCCCGGCCGGGTGTGGTTACGACATCGTCTGGGCCGACCCGCCCTATGCGCTGGACAGCGCGGACCTCGACCGGGTGATCGGCGCCGCGGTCGCGAACGGCTGGCTGGTCCCGGACGGTCTGCTGGCGATCGAGCGCTCCTCGCGTAC harbors:
- the rsmD gene encoding 16S rRNA (guanine(966)-N(2))-methyltransferase RsmD; this encodes MTRLIAGRAGGRRIAAPGGADTRPTTDRVREAVFSALAAWAGTAGEAPDAALAGLGFCDLYAGSGAMALEAASRGAAPVLAIEAARPAAEIIRRNAREVGLAVTVSAQRAETALQRPAGCGYDIVWADPPYALDSADLDRVIGAAVANGWLVPDGLLAIERSSRTPAPRWPPGFEHWSRRYGETTIHYAQRGPDPAPAERDA
- a CDS encoding ATP-dependent DNA helicase RecG, giving the protein MSDPPVSEAGSAGPATWRTDAYRRLNKRAVSVLGDKSRKPLDKLGIVTLGDLVRHVPRRYLNSNRLSDFSALRVGEDTIVAADVTSAKITGQPPKTRLEVKITDGSGFLRLTFFGRRPLLEHWARQLQPGTRAVFSGKVGEFRGEPQLTHPDYAVVDEHGFERKGARGQALANKGGRGLAGVARQGGLIGIYPSTASLGPFELADFLTLTLHELGDMPDPLPEWIRRTADVPELYHAIEQVHAPRDLDAARAGLRRLRFDEALAFQLAMAYRRRRAAAEPGTARERRPGGLLDAFDARLPFTLTDGQAEVSEQIFADLARTVPMQRLLQGEVGSGKTLVALRAMLAVVDAGGQAVLLAPTEVLARQHHATIVAMLGDLAEAGQLTAAEQATRVELLTGSMTAVRKRNASLRVASGEAGIVIGTHALLTDTVRFADLGLVVVDEQHRFGVEQRAALGAKAERQPHVLVMTATPIPRTVAMTVFGDLEISTLTELPAGRADVQTVVVDEQAHPAWVDRAWQRIREEVAEGRQAFVVCPRISESDRSAESAPGGDSRTVLDTYAELTEGPLADLRVAMLHGQMPSEEKDETMRAFAAGELDVLVATTVVEVGVDVPNASVMVICDADRFGISQLHQLRGRIGRGAHPGVCLLLTAAGTEAASWERLQAIAATRDGFALADADLAQRREGDVLGASQAGARSSLRLVRVIDHAEEIALARDIAGRVVADDPDQTDDGIADLVAQVERLADAEWLDRG